The sequence TCGACTCGATCGCCTGCGTGAGAGGAGCCCCCCGCCCACCTGGGGTAGCCTCCAGCTTGAGAGCCCCTAGGTGCATCTGGGCCGCCACCAGCAACTGCTGAATATGGTCGTGAAGGACCTTCGCAAGCCGTTTCCGCTCCTGCTGTTCGACACGGCTGAGATCGGCTGCCAGGGCGCGCAGCTTTTCGGCTTGATCCTGCACCTCCGCGGTACGCTCAGTGACACGGTGCTCCAAGGTCTCGTTTAACGCGCGGAGCTGATTCTCGCGGTCGCGGAGGGCCTCTTCGGCTTGCTTGCGTTCCGCGATCTCTGCGGCAAGACGGGCATTTCTGGCTTCGATCTCCTCCGTGCGTTGCCTGACCAGTTCCTCCAGGTGCTCACGGTAGCGGCGGAGTTCCGCTTCAGCACGCTCACGTTCGGTGATATCGATGCCCATCGCCAGTGTGAGCGTGGCGCCATCCGAGTCGGTGAAGGGGAAGTGAAAGATGTGGTAGTTGCGACCGTCCACTCCCGTCGCCTCCCACTCCAGAGGTGTTGAGGCCTTCTGGACCTGTTTCATTTCGCACACCCGGCACGGCCGGTCACGGCGCGCCAGGAATTCGAAGCAGCGTTTTCCGTTGAATTCTCCGAAACGTTCCCGGAAGAGGCGGTTGGCAAAGAGCACGCTGTAATCCGGCGCCACCAGCATCACTCCGGCGGGCAACAACTCCAACACGTCATGGAACCGCCGGCGCTCGGCTTTCAGCGCCTCCTCGGCGCGCCGTCGTTCCGTGTTCCGATCACGGCGAACTTGCGCCTCGCGCAGTTCGCGCTCCACCGCCGGGATGAGCCGCTTGGGGTGATCTTTCATGACGTAGTCGTGGGCGCCGGCCTTCATGGCTTCGACGGCCGCATCTTCTCCAATGCGTCCCGACACGATGATAAAGGGCAGGTCGAGGCCCTTTTCCCTGAGGATGTCCAAGGCGGCCAAGCCGCTGAAGCGGGGCATGAAATAGTCGGCCAGCACCAGGTCCCACGGCCCCTGTTCCAGGGCAGTGCGCATCTCCTCCGGCGTATCCACTCGCTGATGGGTGATCACGTAGCCGGCCCGCCTCAAAGTCTGGACCAGAAGCACCGCGTCGTCGGCCGAATCCTCGACGATAAGGAGGCGGAGCGGAATAGCCCTGGCAGAGAGGCGCTCGTCAGGCTGGTTCATTGAGCACCATCCAGTAAAGACCTAATTGCTGTACGGCTTCGACGAACTGGTGGAAGTCGACCGGCTTTCGCACATAACTGTTGGTGCCGAGCCGGTAGCTCTCAACGCGATCCTTATCCTCGAGCGAGGAGGTCAGGACGACCACAGGCAGCAGCTTGGTGCGCTCATTGGACCGGATGCGCCTCAGAACCTCCAGCCCGTCCATTCTCGGCATCTTCAGATCGAGAAGGATCACCTCCGGCATGATGTTCAGGTCCCGACCGGCGTGTTTCCCGGTGCCGAACAGAAAATCGATCGCCTCAACGCCGTCCCAGGCGACCTGCACTTCATTGGCAAGCCGGCTGCGCTCAAACGCCTTCAACGTCAGTTTCACATCATCGGGATTGTCTTCGACGAGCAGAATCAATGTGGATTTCATTTCTCCTCCTCCGGCGGCCGGGGTATGGCAAAGTGCGCCGTCGTCCCATGACCCGTCGCTCCTTCGATCCAGACCCGGCCACCGTGGCGTTCGATGATTCGTTTGACGGTGGCAAGTCCGATGCCGGTCCCGGGAAATTCGTCCAACTTGTGCAGGCGCTGAAAGGGCTGGAACAATTTGCCGGCATAGGTCATATCAAGGCCGGCGCCGTTGTCCCTGATGAAACAGGCGATTTCCTCGCTGCTTGGTTCGGCTCCGAATTCGATTCTGGCCGCCTCACGGTTCCGGGTGAATTTCCAGGCATTATCCAGGAGATTTTCGAGCACAACCATCAGCAGGCGCTCGTCGCCAAAGACGGTGATGCCTGGGGCCACCACGGCTTCCACCGACCTTTCGGGCTGGGTGAGCCGGAGCCGGTCGAGGATCTTTTGCGCGATCCCGCTCAGGTTCACGCGGCCGCGTTCCATCGAGGCGCGCGACAACTGTGACAGTTTGAGCAGATCGTCGATAAGTCCGCCCATGCGTCCGGCCGCGGCCGCAATCCGTCGCAGGTAATCCTGCCCTTCGTCATCGAGTTTCTCGGAATAGTCCGCCAGCAGCAACTGGCTGAAGCCGGCGACGCTCCGCAGCGGTGCACGCAGGTCGTGGGACACGGAGTAGCTGAACGCCTCGATCTCGCGATTCGCCGCCTCGGTCGCCTCGTTGGCCTGCCGGAGGGATTCGAACGAGGCGCGCATTTCGCGGTTGGCCGCCTCCGCCTTGGACCGCTCGACGTCGAAGTCCTCGAGCAGGTTCAGCATCGCTCGTTGGGTCGCCTCGGCCATCGCTTTTTCTTCTGCAGAATCCTCGAGGATGTTGAGGAGGGCACGATGGGTCTCTTCCAGCCGCTCCTTTTCCCGGGCCGAATCCTCGAGAATGTTGAAGACAGCGCGCTGAGTCCTCTCGAGCCGCGCCTTCTCCTCGGCGAAATCCTCCTGAACAATGGAAGTAGCCTTCGAGAAGTCCTCGGCGTCGATCTCCGGCAGTGCCGGAGGGATCGGCCTGGAAGCGGAACTCATAGGTCGGTCCTCTCCGGCGGTTTGGGGTTGCGGAGGAGATCGACCTCGGCTTTCAGTTCCGCGATCTCCTTCTTCAGTTCGATCATCTTGAGTTCGCGCCCGACGGTCAGTTTCTGGAATCGTTCCAGTTCCGCCAGTCGCTCCAGTTCGCGAGCCCGTTGTTCTTCGCGCGCCCTCTGCTCGGCGACTTTCGCCTCGGCTTCCATCTGCGCGGTCACATCGCGCGCCGCCGCGAAAACACCGAGAACATTGCCGCGCGCGTCCCGATAGACTGAGGCGTTATAAAGCACGTACGTGAGGCGCCCCTCCTTGTGGCGGATGGTCAGGGGATAGTCGGTCACGAATCCTTTCGAGAAGACCTGTTCATACCCTCGGCGGGCATTTTCCGGTTCGGTGAAGTAGTCGGAGAAGTCCGTGCCGATGAGGAGTTCGCGCGCCATGCCCGTCACCTTGATGGTCGCTTCATTGACGTCGGTGATTTTTCCCTCCGGACTGATAGTGACCAGCGGGTCGAGGCTGGCCTCGATCAAACTGCGGGCATACTGCGCCACTTGCCGCTGGGCGGTGACGTCGCGCGCCGCAGCGAAGACGCCCAGCACATTGCCCCTCAGATCCCGGTAGACCGAGGCGTTGTAGAGCACGTCCAGGAGCCGGCCGTCCTTGTGCCGGATGGTCAGGGGATAGTCGGTCACAAATCCCTTCTCAAAGACCTGGAGGTAACCCTCTCTGGCCTTTTCCGGCTCTGTGAAGTAGTTCGAGAAATCCGTGCCGATGAGTTGCTCGCGGGTCATGCCGGTGACCTTGATCGTGGCCTCATTGACGTCGGTTATCTTTCCTTCGGCGGAAATGGTGACCAAAGGGTCGAGGCTCGCCTCGATCAGACTCCGCGCATACTGGGAGGCGTAGCGCAGCTTCTCCTCGGCCAGTTTTTTCTCGGCGATGTCCGTGCTCATCAGCAGATAGCCGATCGGACGTCCGGAGGCGTCGTTGCGGCGCGTGATCACCACGCTGGCCGCGAAACGGGAGCCGTCCTTGCGAACCCGCTGGAACTCGGCCTCCGCGAGCCCCTTTTCGTAGGCCTCCGCCAGCAGTCGGTCGACGGCCCCGGACCGGATGTCCTCGGGCGCGTGCAGCAGGCTGGAGTCTTTGCCGATGATCTCTTCCTGGGTATACCCGTAGTTCAGCCGTGCACCCTGGTTCCACGAGAGGATGCGATGGTCGAGGTCCTTGCCGATGATAGAGTATTTGGTGGAACTCTCTAAAATGTTATCGAGGAAGTTCTTCGTCTCCGCGAACTCACGCATCATGCGCTTGGATTCGGTCACATCGCGCGCGGCAGCGAATACACCCTGGACATTGCCGCCGGGATCGCGGTAGACGGAGGCGTTGTACAACACGTCCACCAACTGGCCGTTCTTGTGCCGGATGGTCAGGGGATAGTCGGTGACGAATCCCTTCTCGAAAACCTGCCGGTATCCTTCTCTGGCCTTCTCCGGCTCTGTGAAGTAGTCCGAGAAGTCGGCGCCGATGAGCTGCTCACGGGTCATGCCGGTGACCTTGATCGTCGCCTCATTGACGTCAGTGATCTTGCCTTCAGGGCTGATGGTGACCAGCGGATCCAGACTGGCTTCAATCAGGCTGCGGGCGTACTGAGAAGCCTGCCGCTGCTGGGTCACGTCTCGCGCGGCGGCGAACACCCCCAGCACCTTGCCGCTGAGATCCCGGTAGAGCGAGGCGTTGTAAAGGACGTCCGTCAGCCGGCCATCACGGTGACGGATGGTCAGGGGGTAGTCGGTCACGGCGCCTTGGGAGAAGACCCGCCGGTACCCGGCACGGGCCTTTTCGGGTTTGGTGAAATAGTCGGAGAAATCGGCGCCGATCAGTTGCTCGCGCGGCGTGCCGGTGACCTTGATGGTCGCTTCATTGACGTCGGTGATCTTGCCTTCCGGGCTGATCGTAACCAGCGGGTCGAGACTCGCCTCGATCAAGCTGCGAGCGTACTGGGACGTGGCGAGCACCTGTTGCTCGATCCGCTTGCGCTCCGAGATGTCCCTGGCAATGGAGGAAACCCCGATGAGCCGGCCGGCAGTGTCACGGATGGGGGAAACGGTGACGGAGACATGGACGAGGGCGCCGTTTTTGCGCCTTCGAAGCGTCTCGTAGTGCTCGACACGCTGGCCGTTGCGTATACGCTGGAGGATCTCCTGGATCTCGCCGTCCCGCTCCGGCGGTGACAGGATCGCCATGCTTTGGCCGATCATTTCTCCGGCGGTATATCCATACATCAATTGCGCGGCTCGGTTCCAACTTGTAATAACGCCATCCATCGTCTTGCCGATGATGGCGTCATCCGAGGATTCCACAATGGATGCCAGCAGCGACGAGCGCCCCGGGTCTGCCGAGGCAGGAAGCGTGTTGCGATCTTGCGTCTGTCTGCGCCTGGGTGTCCGCATGACAATGCCTCCTCCTGATCTGACAACAATGGCAGATCCCCGGTTCCTCTTCAGCCTGGCCTACGGTTTGAGCGGCGGCCTGTCTCCCATATCCCGTTCTGCCCGCCGGTGGGAAACCAGAGCCGCGTCCAGAACGAAGATGAATTGAGGGCGGAACAGGTCGGCTCTCAGCCCACGCCGGCCCAGTCAGTTCAGGCGGCAATCCTATCACGAAGAGCAGGAAGGGGAGCGGAATTTCGAGATCCGGAATAATCGTAGTGGATTCGCGGATATTCAAGTTCTCCGCACCCTGTGACTTTCACTCACTTGGGTTTCTCACCTGCCTCAGCGACTTCTTCCGTTCCCGCTACAACCTCAGTCTCGAGATCTATCCGCACTATGATATCCTGCCGCCTGAACAACGAGGAGATTGTCCGCTGCTGTTCTTTCCGTCTTTGCAGCTGGAACAGTTCTGTCGAAAGGACGAA is a genomic window of Terriglobia bacterium containing:
- a CDS encoding response regulator — its product is MNQPDERLSARAIPLRLLIVEDSADDAVLLVQTLRRAGYVITHQRVDTPEEMRTALEQGPWDLVLADYFMPRFSGLAALDILREKGLDLPFIIVSGRIGEDAAVEAMKAGAHDYVMKDHPKRLIPAVERELREAQVRRDRNTERRRAEEALKAERRRFHDVLELLPAGVMLVAPDYSVLFANRLFRERFGEFNGKRCFEFLARRDRPCRVCEMKQVQKASTPLEWEATGVDGRNYHIFHFPFTDSDGATLTLAMGIDITERERAEAELRRYREHLEELVRQRTEEIEARNARLAAEIAERKQAEEALRDRENQLRALNETLEHRVTERTAEVQDQAEKLRALAADLSRVEQQERKRLAKVLHDHIQQLLVAAQMHLGALKLEATPGGRGAPLTQAIESILAEAIEASRSLAVELSPPVLHEVGLIAGLEWLADHVREQSHFRVEVESDNGTEPAEEEVRLLLFECVRELLLNAIKHSGQSQAAVTVEHTPDKRIKITVADAGKGFDPSLLKARSKKTPTFGLFSIQQRLTHLGGSVQIETAPGHGVRVTLLAPLGKHKGTQ
- a CDS encoding response regulator; translated protein: MKSTLILLVEDNPDDVKLTLKAFERSRLANEVQVAWDGVEAIDFLFGTGKHAGRDLNIMPEVILLDLKMPRMDGLEVLRRIRSNERTKLLPVVVLTSSLEDKDRVESYRLGTNSYVRKPVDFHQFVEAVQQLGLYWMVLNEPA
- a CDS encoding PAS domain-containing protein, with the translated sequence MMREFAETKNFLDNILESSTKYSIIGKDLDHRILSWNQGARLNYGYTQEEIIGKDSSLLHAPEDIRSGAVDRLLAEAYEKGLAEAEFQRVRKDGSRFAASVVITRRNDASGRPIGYLLMSTDIAEKKLAEEKLRYASQYARSLIEASLDPLVTISAEGKITDVNEATIKVTGMTREQLIGTDFSNYFTEPEKAREGYLQVFEKGFVTDYPLTIRHKDGRLLDVLYNASVYRDLRGNVLGVFAAARDVTAQRQVAQYARSLIEASLDPLVTISPEGKITDVNEATIKVTGMARELLIGTDFSDYFTEPENARRGYEQVFSKGFVTDYPLTIRHKEGRLTYVLYNASVYRDARGNVLGVFAAARDVTAQMEAEAKVAEQRAREEQRARELERLAELERFQKLTVGRELKMIELKKEIAELKAEVDLLRNPKPPERTDL